The Edaphobacter flagellatus sequence AGCAGATCATCGTCGTTGACTACCGTGCGATGCAGAACTCGCAAGCCGCCATGGATCTGAAGGACCGCGTGCTGCCGCCCGAGCTGAAGCGTCTGGAGCAGGCGCTGAAGACCTCCGGCCTCAAGGTCGACCAGGATGCGGACATTCTTACCTTCGCCGCGTTCCGCGAAGGCGCTCAGGGTACCCGCATTGTCGGCATTGCGCAGGGTCAGTTCCATACCCGCGAGATCATGGCGAACTTTGCCAAGAACAAGACCAAGCCCGCGATGCTGCGCAACAACAGCATCTATCCCATGGGTCAGAACGGCATGAGCGTCGTCTTCCTGAACCAGACGACGATGGTCTTCGGTGACCGCGAGTCCGTCAAAGCCGCCCTCGACGCCCGCGATGGACTTACCTCGAACTTCCTGCAGAACGGTGACATGGTGAACGAGATGCTCGCCGTTGATCAGCGCGCCGTCTGGAGTCTGCTCGACCAGAAAGGTACGCAGACTATGATGCGCTCTGTGCTTGGCGAAGCATCGCAGTTGGCGGATTACGATACAGTTCGCAACCGCATGAAGAGCGCTCGCTACACGATGGATTTCCAGAACGGCGTCAAGTTCGATATGGCCGTCGTGATGAGCGATACGATGACCGCGGCGACCTGCGCAACGCTTCTGAAGGGTGTCTCGCTGATGAAGAAGACGCAGGGTTCACCGCTTGAGAAGTCTGCGCTCGACCAGACAACCATCGACTCGAACTCCGGCACGCTGACGGTTGCCTACTCATCTTCCGACAGTCAGTTCGCCAGCCTGCTGAACTCGCCGCTGTTCCAGTCTGTCGTCACACGATAACAAACCTTCGCTCTGACAAAAGAAGGGCAGCTCCGACAAGCTGCCCTTCTTTCTTTTGCTTTACGAACTCAGGCCGCAGTCAGCAACGGCATCACACGAGCCTTCACCTGATCCGCTGTGAATGGCTTACAGATATAACCTTGCGCTCCGGCAGCGATCGCCCGCAGGACGAATGGCTCACTTCCTTCCGTCGTAATCATCACAACCGGAACGCCAGGCGCGAGCTTCTGATCTCGCCGCGCCTCAAGAAACTGTAGTCCGTCCATCACCGGCATATTGATATCGCTCATGATGAGGCCAATCTTGGCCGCACTGTCGCTATCGGCTCGCAGCGCAGCAAGCGCCTCTTCCCCGTTTGAAGCCTCCACCACCTCAGTCAGTTCGAGACCGGACTGCCGCAGCGCCCGCTCGATCACCTTTCTCATCACCGCCGAATCATCAATGATTAATGCCCGCACCTGTCCTCCGCTCGTCTTCGACTCTCCTTTTCTCATATCGTCTCTTTCCCGCAATTCTTGAGAGCGCTCCCTTCTGCCTAAATTTTCTCTAACGCAAGCATGCCGAACTTTGGCACGCGACCTGCTTCAGTCTCCGGCATGGACAGTGGACTCTATGCCGCATACACCGGCCTGGCCGCTCGCACGCAGGCGCTCGACACCGCCGCCAACAATGTAGCGAACGCGGGCACCAACGGCTTCCGCGCACAACGCGACTACTTCCGCGGTGTTCTTGTCGAAGGGCTCGCTGCCGACTCGCTGGCGCAGTCTCAGGTCGGCCAGACAGTCAACGGCTTCGGCATCCTGGGGGGCAACGCGCTCGATATGGGGCAAGGACAGCTTGCCGCCACGGGCAATCCTCTCGACCTGGCGATTCAAGGACAGGGTTTCTTCGCCGTCCAGACAGCTAATGGAGTCCGTTACACACGCGATGGCGCATTTACGCGCTCTTCAACGGGAGTTCTTCAGACAAGCCAGGGAGAACCGGTACTGGATGCGAACCAAAAGACCATCACGATTCCCAGCGGAGATATTCGTATCTCGTCCGACGGCAGTGTCTCCGTTACGAACCAGGACGGAAGCGCACTGGTTGGCCAGATAGGCATCTTCGACTTCGCGAATCGATATGCGCTGACGGCAGAGGGAGTCAACCGTTTTGCGGCTGGCGACGCCAAGCCGATCGCAGCCACTGGCTCTATACAGCAAGGCGCTATTGAAGGCGCCAATCAGGATGCCATTCACGGCACGATGCAGCTTGTTCTGGTGCAGCGTCAGGCAGAGATGATGCAGAAGGCGCTCAGCGTCTTCAATAACGATTTTGACAAGACCGCGGCTGAAGAGCTGCCGCGAGTCTGAGCTTCACCTGAGAGGACACACATCATGATTCGAGCTTTGTATACGGCAGCAAGCGGTATGAGCGCACAGCAGGCGAACCTGGATACCGTCGCCAACAATCTTGCGAACTCTGCGACTGCAGGATTTCGACGTCGCAGACTCCAGTTCGAAGACATGATTTATCAGAACATGATCACTCCCGGGTCACCGGAAAGCCAGCAGACCACTGCTGCCGGTCTGCAGATTGGTCTCGGCACGCGTTCGGCTGCGACGGAGATGGTGATGACGCAAGGTGACTTCAATCAGACAGGCAATAGCCTGGATCTTGCGATTCAAGGCGCCGGGTTCTTTCAGATCACAAGGCCTGACGGCACAATTGCCTATACCCGTGCGGGAAACTTTCATCGCAACAACCAAGGAACGATCGTAACAGCCGAGGGAGATACGCTCCTGCCTTCGATCACCATCCCCTCGAACGCTACAAACATCACGATCTCACAGTATGGCGTTATCTCGGCGACGATCCCAGGACAAGCAACACCTTCGCAGCTTGGCACCATTCAGCTTGCAACTTTCGCCAATCCGGGCGGCTTGAACTCAATTGGCGGAAATCTGTTTCAACAAACGGGGTCATCAGGCAATGCTATTACGGATGTTCCCGGTGGCAATACAGGCATGGGAACACTGCAGCAGGGATATCTCGAAAACTCGAACGTCGATGTCGTCGCTGAATTTGTGCAGATGATTCTGGCGCAGCGCGCTTACGAGAGCAACTCAAAGGTAGTACACGTTGCGGATGACATGTACTCGCAGATCAACAACATGGTTCGTTGAAGAATCCAGCGGAGATGTTAATGAGAGTTCCTGTATCTGATCTTAAAATATTGCTTTTCGGTGCAGTCACTCTTCACCCTACCTCTTTATCTGCGGCTGTATGTGTTCCCGTGACAAAATCTCCTGTCGCCACAACCGAAATGGCGATTGCACCTGCAGGATATCGTGTGCAGACAGTACGATGGGACCCTGTACTGCAGCGCAGATGGGCCACCGTAAGCTCATGCGAGCATCCCGAGTGGCCTCCATACACAGTGCTGCTGCGAGATGGAGGCGCATCTTCTAACAAGATTGCACATCCCTCAATTGTCGTGCATATCGGAGATACGGTTCGACTGCGAAACCAGGAAAAATTTCTCCGTATCGAAATGGCTGTCATTGCTGAGGAAGGCGGAGCGCTGGGGGACACTATACGCGTTCGCCTCCCGGGTCTTGCAACATCAGAAAGCACTTCTGGCCTCGGTTCTTTTCCTAGAACAGCGCGGGCTGTTGTGTTGGGACCGCATGACGTGGA is a genomic window containing:
- a CDS encoding response regulator produces the protein MRKGESKTSGGQVRALIIDDSAVMRKVIERALRQSGLELTEVVEASNGEEALAALRADSDSAAKIGLIMSDINMPVMDGLQFLEARRDQKLAPGVPVVMITTEGSEPFVLRAIAAGAQGYICKPFTADQVKARVMPLLTAA
- a CDS encoding flagellar hook-basal body protein, with the protein product MPNFGTRPASVSGMDSGLYAAYTGLAARTQALDTAANNVANAGTNGFRAQRDYFRGVLVEGLAADSLAQSQVGQTVNGFGILGGNALDMGQGQLAATGNPLDLAIQGQGFFAVQTANGVRYTRDGAFTRSSTGVLQTSQGEPVLDANQKTITIPSGDIRISSDGSVSVTNQDGSALVGQIGIFDFANRYALTAEGVNRFAAGDAKPIAATGSIQQGAIEGANQDAIHGTMQLVLVQRQAEMMQKALSVFNNDFDKTAAEELPRV
- the flgG gene encoding flagellar basal-body rod protein FlgG; translated protein: MIRALYTAASGMSAQQANLDTVANNLANSATAGFRRRRLQFEDMIYQNMITPGSPESQQTTAAGLQIGLGTRSAATEMVMTQGDFNQTGNSLDLAIQGAGFFQITRPDGTIAYTRAGNFHRNNQGTIVTAEGDTLLPSITIPSNATNITISQYGVISATIPGQATPSQLGTIQLATFANPGGLNSIGGNLFQQTGSSGNAITDVPGGNTGMGTLQQGYLENSNVDVVAEFVQMILAQRAYESNSKVVHVADDMYSQINNMVR
- a CDS encoding flagella basal body P-ring formation protein FlgA is translated as MAIAPAGYRVQTVRWDPVLQRRWATVSSCEHPEWPPYTVLLRDGGASSNKIAHPSIVVHIGDTVRLRNQEKFLRIEMAVIAEEGGALGDTIRVRLPGLATSESTSGLGSFPRTARAVVLGPHDVEMEP